One window from the genome of Sphaerotilus microaerophilus encodes:
- the fliF gene encoding flagellar basal-body MS-ring/collar protein FliF translates to MDNATLQPLTANTAAADAPPPGFAARLMALPMSRKLLLGGGLLALVAVLAAAVMMNTKADYKVLFANLSDKDGGAIVAQLTQMNVPYKYTEGGGAVLVPADKVHDVRLKLAQAGLPKGSTVGFELMDNARFGTTQFQERLNFQRGLEGELVRSITALAAVEAARVHLALPNQNGFFRDQQKPSASVLLTLRAGRTLDRAQIAGIVHLVSASVPELNPKAVSVLDQSGALLSGPPEGMAGLNGPNGMDAQQLQYVNHIESLYTKRILDILEPVLGRDNLRAQVSAEVDFSQTESTAEEFKPNQGGEPAAVRSSQSSESGAPGQALPSGVPGAMTNQPPTPASAPINGNAQAMQPAQAGGTNGTLRRDAVTNYEVDKTVRVTRGATGAIKRLSAAVVVNHRTSTDKKGNPQTVPLPQEEIDKLTALVQETVGFSKDRGDSVRVINAPFKPEKPAEDSMPFWRQSDTQETLRQLAWPLGLALVALIVVFGAIRPVLKQAAPKEPAKLVDAMVDDAQELPALTDGSTADGVNGGAPALAGPAVDPLQKRIDEAKRLAKENPAAVANIVRGWVNREAA, encoded by the coding sequence ATGGACAACGCCACGCTGCAACCGCTCACTGCCAACACGGCCGCCGCCGATGCGCCGCCGCCTGGCTTCGCGGCGCGCCTAATGGCCTTGCCGATGTCGCGCAAGCTGCTGCTGGGCGGCGGCTTGCTGGCGCTGGTGGCGGTGCTGGCCGCCGCCGTGATGATGAATACGAAGGCCGACTACAAGGTGCTGTTCGCCAACCTGTCGGACAAGGATGGCGGCGCCATCGTTGCCCAGCTCACGCAGATGAATGTGCCCTACAAGTACACCGAGGGCGGGGGCGCCGTGCTGGTGCCGGCCGACAAGGTGCACGACGTGCGGCTCAAGCTGGCCCAGGCTGGCCTGCCCAAGGGCTCGACGGTGGGCTTCGAGCTGATGGACAACGCCCGCTTCGGCACCACCCAGTTCCAGGAGCGGCTGAACTTCCAGCGCGGGCTGGAGGGCGAGCTGGTGCGCTCGATCACCGCGCTGGCCGCCGTCGAGGCTGCCCGGGTGCACCTGGCCCTGCCGAACCAGAACGGCTTCTTCCGCGACCAGCAAAAGCCCAGCGCCTCGGTGCTGCTGACCCTGCGGGCCGGGCGCACGCTGGACCGCGCGCAGATTGCCGGCATCGTCCACCTGGTGTCGGCCAGCGTGCCGGAGCTCAATCCCAAGGCCGTCAGCGTGCTGGACCAGTCGGGTGCGCTGCTGTCGGGCCCGCCCGAGGGCATGGCCGGGCTGAATGGCCCGAACGGCATGGACGCCCAGCAACTGCAGTACGTCAACCACATCGAGTCGCTCTACACCAAGCGCATCCTGGACATCCTGGAGCCGGTGCTGGGGCGTGACAACCTGCGCGCGCAGGTCAGCGCCGAGGTCGACTTCTCGCAGACCGAGTCCACCGCCGAGGAGTTCAAGCCCAACCAGGGTGGCGAGCCGGCGGCGGTGCGCAGTTCGCAGTCATCGGAGTCCGGCGCGCCCGGGCAGGCCCTGCCCAGCGGCGTGCCTGGCGCGATGACCAACCAGCCGCCCACGCCCGCGAGCGCGCCGATCAATGGCAACGCGCAGGCGATGCAGCCGGCCCAGGCGGGCGGCACGAACGGCACCCTGCGCCGCGATGCGGTGACCAATTATGAGGTGGACAAGACGGTGCGCGTCACCCGCGGGGCCACCGGCGCGATCAAGCGCCTGAGCGCGGCGGTGGTGGTCAACCACCGCACGTCGACGGACAAGAAGGGCAACCCGCAGACCGTGCCGCTGCCGCAGGAAGAGATCGACAAGCTCACCGCGCTGGTGCAGGAAACGGTGGGCTTCAGCAAGGACCGGGGCGATTCGGTGCGCGTCATCAACGCGCCCTTCAAGCCCGAGAAGCCGGCGGAGGACAGCATGCCCTTCTGGAGGCAGTCCGACACGCAGGAAACGCTGCGCCAGCTGGCCTGGCCGCTCGGCCTGGCGCTGGTCGCGCTGATCGTGGTGTTTGGCGCGATCCGCCCGGTGCTCAAGCAGGCGGCACCGAAGGAGCCGGCCAAGCTGGTCGACGCCATGGTGGACGACGCGCAGGAACTGCCCGCGCTGACCGATGGCAGCACGGCCGACGGTGTCAACGGCGGGGCCCCCGCCCTGGCCGGCCCCGCCGTCGACCCGCTGCAAAAGCGCATCGACGAGGCCAAGCGCCTGGCCAAGGAAAACCCCGCCGCCGTGGCCAACATCGTGCGCGGTTGGGTGAACCGCGAGGCCGCCTGA
- the fliG gene encoding flagellar motor switch protein FliG, whose product MDEEGLEDAAILLMSLGEEEAAEVFKHLTPKEVQRLGETIARMKSVPRERFDTVLDRFHEQAEAHSMLVNDTDEYVKNVLRKALGEDKANLLIDRILQGSDITGIESLKWMDASSIAELLRAEHPQIVAAILVHLEFDQVADVLKQMPERIRNEVMVRIATLDGIQPSALKDLNEVLSKVLAGGDRMRKSSLGGAKPAAEIINMMGSAVEASVLDYIREADMDLAQKIMDNMFTFDDVIKIDDKGIQALLKEVQSESLIIALKGATQEMRDKVFKNMSSRAAETLKEDLESRGPVRVSDVEGEQKEMLKIVRRLADEGTIVLGGGGDDQFL is encoded by the coding sequence ATGGATGAAGAAGGCCTGGAAGACGCGGCGATCCTGCTGATGTCGCTCGGCGAGGAAGAGGCCGCCGAGGTGTTCAAGCACCTCACGCCCAAGGAGGTGCAGCGCCTGGGCGAGACGATCGCGCGCATGAAGAGCGTGCCGCGCGAGCGCTTCGACACCGTGCTGGATCGCTTCCACGAGCAGGCCGAGGCGCACAGCATGCTCGTCAATGACACCGACGAGTACGTCAAGAACGTGCTGCGCAAGGCGCTGGGCGAAGACAAGGCCAACCTGCTGATCGACCGCATCCTGCAGGGCAGCGACATCACCGGCATCGAGAGCCTGAAGTGGATGGACGCCAGCTCGATCGCCGAGCTGCTGCGCGCCGAGCACCCGCAGATCGTCGCTGCCATCCTGGTGCACCTGGAGTTCGACCAGGTGGCCGACGTGCTCAAGCAGATGCCCGAGCGCATCCGCAACGAGGTGATGGTGCGCATCGCCACGCTGGACGGCATCCAGCCCTCGGCGCTCAAGGACCTCAACGAAGTGCTGTCCAAGGTGCTCGCTGGCGGCGACCGCATGCGCAAGTCCTCGCTGGGCGGGGCCAAGCCGGCCGCGGAGATCATCAACATGATGGGCTCGGCGGTGGAGGCCTCGGTGCTGGACTACATCCGCGAGGCGGACATGGACCTCGCCCAGAAGATCATGGACAACATGTTCACCTTCGACGACGTCATCAAGATCGACGACAAGGGCATCCAGGCGCTGCTCAAGGAAGTGCAGAGCGAGTCGCTCATCATCGCGCTCAAGGGCGCCACGCAGGAGATGCGCGACAAGGTGTTCAAGAACATGTCCAGCCGCGCGGCCGAGACGCTCAAGGAAGACCTCGAATCGCGCGGCCCGGTGCGCGTGTCCGACGTGGAAGGCGAGCAGAAGGAAATGCTGAAGATCGTCCGCCGCCTGGCCGACGAGGGCACGATCGTCCTGGGTGGTGGCGGTGATGACCAATTCCTCTGA
- a CDS encoding FliH/SctL family protein — translation MTNSSDRPDRPGERRPAGVYTRFIPREELAGFAAWQPGNFGDDPARKPRAAPAPPDPEQLRRQAEAAAREQARLAAEAAVQAEADRVAALEQARQGGYHDGYRDGLSALEAFKQAFTTQTSAQVTAVVQRLQEQLDAVEQDLAQRVAGIALEIARQVVRSELHAHPGAIVALTQEVLGQLLSSARHATLHVHPADHELVASDCAEALAARGVRLVADAQIEAGGCWLESSLGEVDARLATRWRRAAAAIGRDDEWTGLPQDAAQGSAA, via the coding sequence ATGACCAATTCCTCTGATCGCCCTGATCGTCCCGGCGAGCGCCGCCCCGCCGGGGTCTACACCCGCTTCATCCCGCGCGAGGAGCTGGCCGGCTTTGCCGCCTGGCAGCCTGGCAACTTCGGCGATGACCCGGCGCGCAAGCCGCGCGCCGCCCCGGCGCCACCCGACCCCGAGCAGCTGCGCCGGCAGGCCGAGGCGGCCGCGCGTGAGCAGGCCCGCCTGGCCGCCGAGGCGGCCGTGCAGGCCGAGGCGGATCGCGTCGCCGCGCTGGAGCAGGCCCGCCAGGGCGGCTACCACGATGGCTATCGGGACGGGCTGAGCGCGCTGGAGGCCTTCAAGCAGGCCTTCACGACGCAGACCAGCGCGCAAGTCACCGCGGTGGTGCAGCGCCTGCAGGAGCAGCTCGACGCCGTCGAGCAGGACCTGGCACAGCGCGTGGCCGGCATCGCACTGGAGATCGCCCGGCAGGTGGTGCGCAGCGAGCTGCACGCCCACCCGGGCGCCATCGTCGCGCTGACGCAAGAGGTGCTCGGCCAGCTGCTCAGCTCGGCGCGCCACGCCACGCTGCATGTGCATCCGGCGGATCACGAGCTCGTTGCGAGCGACTGTGCCGAGGCGCTGGCCGCCCGCGGCGTGCGCCTGGTCGCCGATGCGCAGATCGAGGCGGGGGGCTGCTGGCTGGAGTCGAGCCTCGGCGAGGTCGATGCCCGCCTGGCCACGCGCTGGCGCCGTGCGGCCGCCGCGATCGGCCGCGACGATGAATGGACCGGCCTGCCGCAGGATGCGGCGCAGGGCAGCGCGGCATGA
- the fliI gene encoding flagellar protein export ATPase FliI, translating into MNDALTASATSDGPDTLVPAGGRAPATDAAVAVQRWSRYLETLHDFAAAPLSLASHGTLTRVSGLVLEAAGIRVPVGSLCEVEVPHQPPVAAEVVGFSGDRAFLMPTGEVHGLVSGARVRPVDTPVQQPRLGGSAHPWRRSEDRSRHLPVGAGLLGRVVDAEGRPLDRLGPLQEVHPEPLVRRPINAMEREPVRAPLDTGVRAINALLTVGRGQRLGLFAGTGVGKSVLLGMMARYTAADVIVVGLIGERGREVKEFIEDILGEEGLRRSVVVAAPADAPPLTRMQGATYATAIAEHFRDEGLDVLLLMDSLTRYAMAQREIALAIGEPPATKGYPPSCFAKLPQLVERSGNGMAGQGSITAFYTVLSEGDDQQDPIADAARGILDGHIVLSRELAEGGHYPAIDIEKSISRVMANVAPREHLDAARKLRQMLARVNKARDLIQIGAYAPGHDAELDAAVRAQPAMRNLLQQDTWTRASLSESVGQLRQVVRQP; encoded by the coding sequence ATGAACGACGCTCTCACCGCTTCTGCTACTTCCGACGGCCCCGACACCCTCGTGCCGGCAGGCGGGCGGGCGCCTGCCACCGATGCCGCCGTGGCGGTGCAGCGCTGGTCGCGCTACCTGGAGACGTTGCACGACTTTGCCGCCGCGCCGCTGTCGCTGGCCTCGCATGGCACGCTCACGCGGGTGTCCGGGCTGGTGCTGGAGGCGGCGGGCATCCGCGTGCCGGTGGGCTCACTCTGCGAGGTCGAGGTGCCGCACCAGCCGCCGGTGGCGGCCGAGGTGGTCGGCTTCTCCGGTGACCGGGCCTTCCTGATGCCCACGGGCGAGGTGCACGGCCTGGTCAGCGGCGCGCGCGTTCGGCCGGTGGACACGCCGGTGCAGCAGCCCCGCCTGGGCGGCTCGGCCCACCCCTGGCGCCGCAGCGAGGACCGCTCGCGCCACCTGCCGGTCGGCGCCGGGCTGCTCGGCCGGGTGGTCGATGCCGAGGGCCGGCCGCTCGATCGGCTCGGCCCGTTGCAGGAGGTGCATCCCGAGCCGCTGGTGCGCCGCCCGATCAACGCGATGGAGCGCGAGCCGGTGCGTGCGCCGCTGGACACGGGCGTGCGGGCCATCAACGCGCTGCTCACCGTCGGGCGTGGCCAGCGCCTGGGCCTGTTCGCCGGCACTGGCGTGGGCAAGTCGGTGCTGCTGGGCATGATGGCGCGCTACACCGCGGCAGACGTGATCGTGGTCGGCCTGATCGGCGAGCGCGGCCGCGAGGTCAAGGAATTCATCGAGGACATCCTCGGCGAGGAGGGCCTTCGCCGCTCGGTGGTGGTGGCCGCGCCCGCCGATGCGCCGCCGCTCACCCGCATGCAGGGCGCCACCTACGCCACTGCGATCGCCGAGCACTTCCGCGACGAGGGCCTGGACGTGCTGCTGCTGATGGACTCGCTGACCCGCTACGCGATGGCGCAGCGCGAGATCGCCCTGGCCATCGGCGAGCCGCCGGCCACCAAGGGCTACCCGCCCAGCTGCTTTGCCAAGCTGCCGCAGCTGGTGGAGCGCAGCGGCAACGGCATGGCCGGGCAGGGCTCCATCACCGCCTTCTACACCGTGCTCAGCGAGGGCGACGACCAGCAGGATCCGATCGCCGATGCGGCGCGCGGCATCCTGGACGGCCACATCGTGCTCAGCCGCGAACTGGCCGAGGGCGGTCACTACCCGGCCATCGACATCGAGAAGTCGATCTCGCGGGTGATGGCCAACGTCGCGCCGCGCGAGCACCTGGACGCCGCGCGCAAGCTGCGCCAGATGCTGGCGCGGGTGAACAAGGCACGCGACCTGATCCAGATCGGCGCCTACGCGCCGGGCCACGACGCCGAGCTGGACGCCGCAGTGCGTGCCCAGCCGGCCATGCGCAACCTGCTGCAGCAGGACACCTGGACGCGCGCGAGCCTGTCCGAGAGCGTGGGCCAGCTGCGCCAGGTGGTGCGCCAGCCGTGA
- the fliJ gene encoding flagellar export protein FliJ, with protein MTAAIHPSLRPLMVLLDQAERERDQALAGQNRAEAALLAARRQQQQLADYRQECESRWTEQFRQGVAMTLLQCYHDFVARLHGAVDQQAQQIERLSQERERAGALTLAAELRLAAVRKLLERRSQALLRSAHAREQKQMDEMAARAGWQRRPEPAVDGETTLQGVL; from the coding sequence ATGACCGCAGCCATCCATCCCAGCCTGCGGCCCCTGATGGTGCTGCTCGATCAGGCCGAGCGCGAGCGCGACCAGGCGCTGGCCGGCCAGAACCGGGCCGAGGCGGCCCTGCTGGCGGCGCGCCGCCAGCAGCAGCAGCTGGCCGACTATCGCCAGGAATGCGAGTCGCGCTGGACGGAGCAGTTCCGCCAGGGCGTGGCGATGACGCTGCTGCAGTGCTACCACGACTTCGTCGCGCGCCTGCATGGTGCGGTGGACCAGCAGGCCCAGCAGATCGAGCGCCTGAGCCAGGAGCGTGAGCGCGCCGGCGCCCTCACCCTGGCGGCCGAACTGCGCCTGGCTGCGGTCAGGAAGCTGCTGGAGCGGCGCTCCCAGGCCCTGCTGCGCAGTGCGCATGCGCGCGAGCAGAAACAGATGGATGAAATGGCCGCGCGGGCCGGCTGGCAGCGCCGGCCCGAGCCCGCGGTGGACGGCGAGACCACCCTGCAAGGGGTGCTGTGA